The genomic region ACGGGACTCCGCCAACGCCGCCTCCAGACGGGAGATGGCGTGGGTGGTGGCTTTGCGTTCCCCATCCAGATCGCTCACCTCCCGCTTGAGGCGGATCAGCTCCACCTGCGACATCACGCCTTTCTTCACCAGTGGCGCGGTGATGTCCAACTCCTCACGGGCCAGCTTCAGACTCGCCTCCAGCCGCGACAGGGTGGCGCGCAGTTCGGCCATCTCCTGACGGCGCTGCTCCACCTTCTGTCGCCGACTCTCCAGCACCGCTTTGAGGGCGTTCTGACGGGTGGCGAACAGCCGCGCTTCACCTGCGGCCACGTCGGGCATCTTTTCAGTGATCTCCGGCGGCGGTTGGAAGCTTTTCGCGCCCTCGGCCTCGGCGCGCAGACGGGCGATCTTGGCCGACAACGCGCCGCGCGCCACCGCATTCTCCTGGAAGCTGGCGCGGGACTGGGTGTCGTCGATGCGCAATAGCACCTGCCCGGCCTCCACCAGATCGCCCTCTTTGACCAACAATTCGCTGAGGATGCCCGGCTCCAACGACTGCACCACCCGCGCCTGACCGGTGGGGATCACCCGCCCTTCGGCGCGAGTCACCTCATCCAGCTCCGCCAGGGAGGCCCACACGATGAAGGTGACAAACAGCAGCCCCACCACCGCCAGCAACGCATGACCGGCCCACGGGGCGTCGGTGCGGCGCGCCTGGGCGGCGGGGGAGAGGAACTCCTGATCGCGCCACTCGCTCATGCCGCGCCTCCCACGGCGGGTTGTGCGCCGTTGGCCGAACTCAGGGGTAGAGCGCCCGACTGCAGTTGCCGCAACACTTGTTCCTTGGGGCCATCGGCGATGATGCGCCCCTCATCCAGAATCACCAGGCGATCCACCAGGGTGAGCAGGGAGGCGCGATGGGTGGCCAGCAATAGCGTGCGGCCCGGCGGCAGGGCGGCGATGCTGCGTTTGACGTGAGCTTCCGAGGCGCTGTCCATGCTGCTGGTGGGTTCATCCAGCAGCAGCATGGGCGGGTCGTGTATCAGCGCCCGCGCCAACGACACCGCTTGCCGCTGACCGCCGGAGAGACCAGCGCCGCGCTCGCCCACCGGCGCCTCCAGCCCCATGGGGTGGCGCTGGGCGAATTGACTCACCCCCGCCAGTTCGGCCACGTGCAGCACACGGGCGTCATCGGCCTGGGGCGCGCCCCAGGCGATATTTTCGCGCAGGGAGCCCACAAACAGCAGCGGCTCCTGGGGCGCGTAGCCCATCTGACGGCGCGCATCGGCTGGATCGATCTGGCGCAGATCCGCGCCGTCCAGCCGCACCGCGCCCGCTTGTGGTTCATACAGCCCCAGCAGTAGCCGGAACAGGGTGCTTTTGCCTGAGCCCATACGCCCCAGAAAGCCCACCCGTTCCCCGGGCGCAATGGAGAGGGTGATGTCGCTCAGGGCGTCGAACTTCTGTCCGGGGTAGGCGAAGCGAACGTTCTCCAGGGCGATGGCGCCGCTCAACGCGGGGCGGCTGATGTAGCGCCGCTCGGCGGGGCGCTCATTGGGCAGCGACATGATGCGGTTGAGTTGCTCCAACGACACCGACGACTGTTCAAAGCGGGTCAGAATCCCGGCGATCTGCGCCAGCGGGGCCAGTGCGCGGCCGCTGAGGATGGTGCAGGCGATGAGCGCGCCCATGCTCATGGCGCCTTCGGCGATGCGCCCCACCCCCATCACCACCAGGGCGATGGTGGAGAGCTGTTGCGCCACCAGCGCCAGGTGCACCGCCAAGGAGCCGATGTTGCGGGTTTTGGCGCCGACTTGAGCGGCGTGGCTGACGCTGCGCTCCCACTGGCGCTGCATGCGTCCTTCCGCGCCCAGCGTCTTGATGGTTTCCAGTCCGCCGATGGCCTCCACCAGCACTGCGTGTTTGCGCGCCGCTTCGCTGTGGGCGGCGCGGGCGGCGCGGGCCAGCGGACGCTGCAGCAGAAAGCCGATGAGAATCACCAGCGGAATCATCAGCGCCGGGATCAGGGCGATATCGCCGCCCAGCAGCCAGATGACGCCCACAAACAGAATGGCAAACGGCAGGTCGATGAGGGTGGCCAGGGTGGCCGAGGCGAAGAAGTCGCGCAGGGGTTCGAAATCCTGCAGCGTGCGCGCCAGTCCGCCGGTGGAGGGGGGCAGATTGGCCAGCGGCAGCCCCAAGGTCTGTTCGGCCAACTTGGAGGCCATGAGCAGGTCGGCGCGTTTGCCGGCCAGATCGAGGAAATAGCCGCGCAGGGTGCGCAGCAGAAAGTCAAAGCCGAACGCCAATGCGGCGCCGATGGCCAGCACCCATAGGGTCTCCATGGCCTGGTTGGGCACCACGCGGTCGTAGACGTTCATGATGAACAGCGGACTGGCCAGGGCCAGCAGATTGATCATCATGGAGGCGGCGGCGGTCTCGGCGTAGAGCGGCCAGAAGCGCCGCAGCGCGCCCCAGAACCAGTGCCGTTGAGGCGCGTCGTCGTCGGCTTCGGGGACGGCGGTGCGTTCGGGCAGGGGGGCGCACAGCAGCGCGCGGCCGCTGTAGATCTCTTCCAACTCCGCCCGCGCCATGGGGCGCATGCCGCCCGCCTCTTCGGGCCACTGCAATTGCGCCTGCTGGCCGTTTTCATCCCAACCGGTCAGCACCGCCGCGCGGCGCTCAGTGAGCAGCAGCAGGGCGGGCAGATAGCCGCTCTCCAACTCATCCAGATCGCGCTGGCTCCAGCGCGCCGCCAGTCCAGCGCGCTCGGCGGCGCGCAGACACAGCATGGGCGTCAGGCGACCATCCTCCAGCGGCAGTCCGGCGCACAGCGCTTGCGGCGTGGCGGGCCGTCCCCAGTGGCGCGCCAACAGTAGCAGGCCCGCCAGCAACGGATCAGCCACCGACTCCGGTTCGGTTTGTGGCAGGCTCCAGCCGCTGGCGGCGGCGTTATCAGTAGCGGCGTCGGGCGACATGGGAGGTTATAGAGTCCTATGAATACTCAGATGGAATCCAGCTTGTTCCGGCGCGTGCGCAGCGCGATTTTCGCAGCCGGGCGCCCAGAATGCATGGGGATGGACGGCAGGGCAAGCGGCGGAGGCTTGGCGAGGCGGGACGTTGGCGTTAGACTGAGGTTTCTTCTCTCTTGCAAAAGAGCGTAAGGCGTTCATTTGACGACGTCTTGCAGGTGATGAGTCATTTTCTCCGGGATGTGGTGATGCACGGAATCATTTTTCTGGCCCTTGAGGAGTTCATTGAAGAGATCTTCCCGGAGGTGAACTGGGAGGAGCTGGAGATGTCCGCCGGCTGCGTGGAAGCCTTCTCCCCGGATCGTTTTTTTGATGATGCGCTGTTCGACGCCATGTTGGATGCGCTGTGCAAGCTGGAGAACGCGTCACGGGATGATCTGCTGGAGCAGTTCGGCGAATTTCTGGTGCCCGGACTGATGGAGATGGCCTCGGCCATGGGGGTGATCAAACCCGAGTGGCGCAGCATGGATGTGCTGGAGAACGTCAAAGCCATCATCCATGGCAGCATCCGCCAGCAGTTTCCCGATTTTGTCCCCCCCGATATCCGCACTCTGCGCCTGAAACACAGCGAAGTGGCCATCGCCTATATCTCCGCGCGGCGTCTGTGCCCGTTGGTGCGCGGGGTGGTGCGCGGCCTCGCCAGTCACTTTGTGGAGCGGCTGAAGATTTGGGAGCCGCCGGTGGCGGATGTCTCCGGGCGTTTGTGCCGCATCAATGTGTTCATCGACGATCCCACCCTGACCCGCTTTGTGGATGTGCCGCGGGAGTTTGAGCTGGTGCGTTCGCGCGGCGAGGATATTCGCTTCTTCAATACGGTGCAGGGAGTGCCGTTTGAGGGCGTGGGGCGGGTGGTGGAGTTCTCCGAACAGGAGCTGACCGTGCAGGCCGGGCGCGATCTGCTCAGCGTCATGCGGCGCGAGGGTAAGACCCACATGTCGGTGGGGCACATGAATGTGGGCATGAGCGCCAATGTGCATCGGGTGGATAACAGCCGCGGCATGGCGCTGCTCAACGGCATTCGGTTGGCCGATGGCGCGGTGGGCATGCGTCAGGAGATGCGGGTGGAGCCCGCTCTGCCGGTGCGCGCGCACTTTCAGATCGAAGGGCGCAAATTCCAGGGCGTGCTGGTGAATATCTCCAGCTCCGGGGCGTCGCTGGAGATTCCGCCCGACTCAAAACTGGGGCAGGAGGATCTGTTCCTGGACCTGGTGATGGGGTGTCTGCTGCCGCTGCGCAATCCGCCCAAATCCAATAAGCGCGGGGCGCAGGATCAGTACTTCATCGCCGACGGCAATCTGCTCAGCGTGGAGCGGCGCAAGAAGGGGTGGAACATCCGCGTGGTGTTTGCCCATGTGGAGCCGCACGCTCTGCAGTTGGTGGCGCGCTTTATTGAGGAGCGGCGCGAGGATGTGGAGCCCTATTTGAACAGCGCCATTTGATATCTGCGCGCTGCTCTTGCGCTGCGCCACTTCTGGGCGTGGCGCTCTAAGCTGTTGCGGATGCCGTAAGATATCGTCCTGTTCCGGGACGCTGTGATTCCCTGTTCACATATTTTTCTGCGCAAAATCCCTGGCGTGTGGTCTGGGGTTTGGAGTAAATTACGCAATGACGCCAGTTTTGGCGCATGGTTTGCGTCTGTTTTGCTTGTTTGGAGCGCCGCTTTGGGGCTCATCAGAGTGAAACGGACGCAAGGAGCGCGTCGATGGCCTGGGCAGGGATGCCGGATCCGGCTTGCGTTGTGGAGACCCCACGGCGCTGCGCCTGATCACACGCAGGGGAGGGAGCCAATCGATGTTGAGTAGCGATGTGAAGAGATTGTCGCCGGTGGTCCTGAGCGGCGAGGCGGTGGCGCAAGCCGCCGAAGCCAACGGCTCTGCGGCGTGGCGTCAAGCTCGTGGCGTGCTCGTCAAAGTGCTGGCGGCGGTCTATCTGGGTTTGGCCTTCGGCGTCATGCTGATCCTGTTCGGCCACGCGCTGTCGTTTTTAACCACCTGATCCCCTCTGTTCGCCGCTGTGTCAGCGGCGATTATTGGCGTCCAGCAGGCTGAGTAGTCCATGCAGCGACGCCATGTGCGGCGCAGCGATCCCCAGCGCTTCGGCGCGACGCAACGCATTGCCCAGAATCGCCTCCACCTCCAGAGGCCGTCCGGCCTCGAAATCCAACAGCATACTGGTTTTGTAGGGAACCATCTTGCGGGTGTCGGCGAGATTCTTCGCCACCACCTCCGGCTTGAGCGGACACCCCGCCGCCTCGGCGATGGCCAGCACCTCCCACATCACC from Magnetofaba australis IT-1 harbors:
- a CDS encoding HlyD family type I secretion periplasmic adaptor subunit, encoding MSEWRDQEFLSPAAQARRTDAPWAGHALLAVVGLLFVTFIVWASLAELDEVTRAEGRVIPTGQARVVQSLEPGILSELLVKEGDLVEAGQVLLRIDDTQSRASFQENAVARGALSAKIARLRAEAEGAKSFQPPPEITEKMPDVAAGEARLFATRQNALKAVLESRRQKVEQRRQEMAELRATLSRLEASLKLAREELDITAPLVKKGVMSQVELIRLKREVSDLDGERKATTHAISRLEAALAESRSGVEEAILNFRAQARAELADALGERAQIQESVSALQDRVTRAELRSPVRGVVLRIAVNTIGQVTPSGADLVEITPLEESLLVEARVNPKDIGFLRPGLPAMVKFSAYDYAIYGGLQGELTRISADSITSADGERYYQIQARTERTALGSDSAPLAIIPGMAATVELVTGRKSVLDYLLKPILRARNVALRER
- a CDS encoding type I secretion system permease/ATPase: MSPDAATDNAAASGWSLPQTEPESVADPLLAGLLLLARHWGRPATPQALCAGLPLEDGRLTPMLCLRAAERAGLAARWSQRDLDELESGYLPALLLLTERRAAVLTGWDENGQQAQLQWPEEAGGMRPMARAELEEIYSGRALLCAPLPERTAVPEADDDAPQRHWFWGALRRFWPLYAETAAASMMINLLALASPLFIMNVYDRVVPNQAMETLWVLAIGAALAFGFDFLLRTLRGYFLDLAGKRADLLMASKLAEQTLGLPLANLPPSTGGLARTLQDFEPLRDFFASATLATLIDLPFAILFVGVIWLLGGDIALIPALMIPLVILIGFLLQRPLARAARAAHSEAARKHAVLVEAIGGLETIKTLGAEGRMQRQWERSVSHAAQVGAKTRNIGSLAVHLALVAQQLSTIALVVMGVGRIAEGAMSMGALIACTILSGRALAPLAQIAGILTRFEQSSVSLEQLNRIMSLPNERPAERRYISRPALSGAIALENVRFAYPGQKFDALSDITLSIAPGERVGFLGRMGSGKSTLFRLLLGLYEPQAGAVRLDGADLRQIDPADARRQMGYAPQEPLLFVGSLRENIAWGAPQADDARVLHVAELAGVSQFAQRHPMGLEAPVGERGAGLSGGQRQAVSLARALIHDPPMLLLDEPTSSMDSASEAHVKRSIAALPPGRTLLLATHRASLLTLVDRLVILDEGRIIADGPKEQVLRQLQSGALPLSSANGAQPAVGGAA
- a CDS encoding heme NO-binding domain-containing protein → MHGIIFLALEEFIEEIFPEVNWEELEMSAGCVEAFSPDRFFDDALFDAMLDALCKLENASRDDLLEQFGEFLVPGLMEMASAMGVIKPEWRSMDVLENVKAIIHGSIRQQFPDFVPPDIRTLRLKHSEVAIAYISARRLCPLVRGVVRGLASHFVERLKIWEPPVADVSGRLCRINVFIDDPTLTRFVDVPREFELVRSRGEDIRFFNTVQGVPFEGVGRVVEFSEQELTVQAGRDLLSVMRREGKTHMSVGHMNVGMSANVHRVDNSRGMALLNGIRLADGAVGMRQEMRVEPALPVRAHFQIEGRKFQGVLVNISSSGASLEIPPDSKLGQEDLFLDLVMGCLLPLRNPPKSNKRGAQDQYFIADGNLLSVERRKKGWNIRVVFAHVEPHALQLVARFIEERREDVEPYLNSAI